In the Hordeum vulgare subsp. vulgare chromosome 7H, MorexV3_pseudomolecules_assembly, whole genome shotgun sequence genome, one interval contains:
- the LOC123410140 gene encoding 1-aminocyclopropane-1-carboxylate oxidase homolog produces MLARDNTTAAAAERRWSSRRRASYCTSTNILVFYISSDQTGCEVQEFKERDRKKRYCENVQDHYSYLCVTVSKLKSNLLGDKQHFQAIPCQMGISILHLNPPIVLWYSKKDMLSVYCKNATPRVSIACFFSPHFHPASTRMYGLIKELLSDENPPLYRETLVRDYIKHYYSIGLDAKTAISDFRS; encoded by the exons ATGCTCGCCCGCGACAATACAACTGCTGCAGCTGCGGAGAGACGCTGGAGCTCACGGCGGCGTGCCTCGTACTGTACCTCAACTAACATATTGGTCTTCTACATATCTTCTGATCAAACTG GTTGCGAGGTCCAGGAATTCAAGGAACGCGACAGGAAAAAAAGATACTGCGAGAACGTCCAGGATCACTATTCGTATCTCTGTGTTACTGTATCTAAGCTAAAGAGTAATTTATTGGGAGATAAACAACATTTTCAGGCCATACCTTGTCAGATGGGCATTTCCATTCTCCATTTGAATCCTCCCATTGTACTGTGGTACTCCAAGAAGGATATGCTCAGTGTGTACTGCAAGAATGCCACGCCGAGGGTCTCCATCGCGTGCTTCTTCAGCCCGCATTTCCATCCGGCCTCGACGAGGATGTATGGTCTGATCAAGGAGCTGCTGTCGGACGAGAACCCGCCGTTGTACAGGGAGACCCTCGTCAGAGATTACATCAAACATTACTACTCCATCGGGTTAGATGCGAAAACCGCCATCTCTGATTTCAGGTCGTGA